A segment of the Entomomonas moraniae genome:
CCTAATTCTCCAGCGGTACATTGATAATTAATAAAAGTGGTTTGATGCATCATCTCTGCGTGACGTTTAGACTCATTAATATTATAAAAGTGTGACAATACACGCTTACGAATATTAATACTCTTCCCTATATATAGCAGTGTGTTCTCACTGTTATAAAAATAATAAACCCCTGGTCTTTCAGGTAAACAATAACAAGATTCAAGAATCATAGCTTAATACTAAGTAACTCATCCAACATATAAGATTAACTGTACGCCCCTCCACAATGGGTACTAATGGTTTAATTTCATTAGAGCGAGCAATCACACAGCCATCATTATTAGAAAGAATGCCTACAGGCCTTCCTTCTAGCTTAGGATTAAATACACGCTCACAACTGGCATAAAAATTATTACAATCAATCAAGCCGATCATGAACACTTTCCCTGTAACGAGTGAATATTATAAATAACCACTCCCCACACATGAGCTTCTTTACCTAACAAAGGAATAGGCGGGTACAGACTATTGCCAGAAACCAGAAAAGGTTCACCTTTAATATAAGACAGTTTCTTACACGTAAGCTCCCCATCAATAGCTATGATAACAACATCCCCCGCTTTGGCATCCAATGACCTATCGACAATCAGCAAATCACCACTAAAAATACCATAATCCACCATTGAATCACCAATCGCTCTAATATAATAAGTAGCATTAGGATGCTGTACAAGATACTCTGTTAATTCAAGCTTTGCCTCAGCATAATCATCCGCAGGAGATGGAAAGCCTGCTCTAACTGGGATATCAACAAGGGGTAAAGAAAAATTATTTGAAATGGAAGCACTACCAAGCACAATAATACTAGATTTGCGCAACATCAGTCTCCGGGAGAAAAATGGATTTAATACAGTATGAAAAAAAGAAATAATAATGATAAAAATTAAATACTAAGATGAGTTAATAGTATTATTTAAAAATACTGCTGGTCAACCTTTCGAGTAATCACAAATATTACATTTTATGAATAACTATGAAATACTATATCAAATGTTTTGCGATGTTATACAAGTACTAGGCGTTACCAAAAAGGAAGCGCCTAATCAACAGTATAAGGTTCGCCAAATTTATTTCTAATTTTATTAAGTATGTTATGAAATAAGGTATTTATCTCTTGTGATTTTGTGAATTTCACATTAAAACTACCTGAGATACTACATAATTTATTATTTCTGAAGTGATAGTTATATTGTTTAATTATTTTATCTGGTTCTGGTGAACTAAAGGATATTAAATATCCTTGCGGTCCTCCTAATAAGAGTTCAACATTTTTAGATTCAATCTCGTCTTTAGTCATATATTTATATGTTCCCCATGCGATTTTTTGATTAGCATGGGATAAGTTAATAAAAATACTAATGAAAACACAAATAGATGCCTCATTAAAGGCTTTTATCTAGATCTTAAATATATTAGTTTTCAGGTGGAGGGATAATAATTTAGTACTTGTTATAGTACTCATATATTTATTTATAAAGAGAAGAGTGTCAAGAGACGATAAAAAGAGAAGATTTTCTTTAAAGATTTTTGATTTTATCTGCTACAAACTCATCAATAGAGGCTAAACATGCAGCAATAGCTAATAATTCTAATAAAAAAAGAAATAACATAAATAAAAAAAGAAATAATATAGGTTCATCGGCTATTACTATAGATGGAGCAAAAATAGCATAACGAATATTAATTTGATTTACTGTTTGATTACTATTGTATTCATCTATCGTCGCATTTATGATTGTATTATTAACTTTAAATGTAATCTCTACATCAGTACACCTTTCTGTATGAATACCTCTTAAGTTAGATGGCTTCATTGTGCAGCCTTTGATAACTTTGGCTTTGGCTTCTTTTGAAAAAAACCAATATAGAATAGGTTTAAAGAGTGTATCTTTTGTAAGGTATCCAGTTGGTATTAGTATTACAGTAAGAGATAAAGCCATAACAAATAGACGAATTATTTTTTTTAGCATGTAAAAAACTCTTAAATATTAATTAACTTTGTTTATGATTTATTTTCGCCTAAAATCCCAAGGTGCAATAGGATTCTTATCCGCCCATAAGCCCGTCTTGCTCTTTCTTGCCTGCTCTCCAGCTTGCATATATTTTTCGTTATTCTTGGTAAAAGGCCAATACCAAGCCATACCAATTTCAATCATTTTAAAATTGATATCAGCTCTTACTGTACACTCCATGCACATATCATTAGGAACTGGTTCTTGACATGAACTTGGAACATCAGTGTAAATAGTTGCTAGCGTTTTTCTGTACTTATTTTTTCCGTGCAACTCTAAAAGTACATTCTTGTTAAATATCACATCTGATAACGCCTGCTTGGATCTATTGCCGAAAGCCAGTTTAACAATGATTACCATCAATAAAATGGATTAATTACAAAGCCATTCTTAATAGAAATGATAAGGTATAATGTTTGAAAATATCTATGAGCATGTTGTGATGTAGATTTCTGTAAAATATTTAGTTTTAGAAAGATCATTAATAATAAAAATACTTATTATGCGCATTGCTTTTTCCGATGTAAAAAAATAAAAGTAAAGTTGTATAAAATTGATAACGTAAGTATAAACAGATGCCTACGTCTTTTCGATTATTTGTTAAAAGGGAATATTATATTAATTTTAGCAGTCAAACAGAGGTACGCAATTGATCATTGGATGCATTAAATAGTATCACTTTATCAATTGAGTGCATTTCAGGAATAGAAGCTTTACTTAAAGCTATAAATTTACAAGACAAAGAGGGATATAATCGGAAAACTATTTTTAATTAATCTAGATTGAGCCGTGGTGTAAGTAGTGATTATATTATGATGCCCAGTGACCAAAAAGAATAACTTAAAAATGCCATTGGTGGAGAATAAATAAACTCTTTTAATGAGATTTTTATTAGATAATTTTAAGAGCAAAGTCTATCTATCAGATCATTCTTGCATTATTTGATTAAAAAATATACACAAGTGTTTACATAGCTAAAATAACGGTTAAGTATTAACAGGGCTTTAAAGAGAATGAAAATTGAAGAGTTACGGAAGTTATTAACGGCTAATTAGTTGATTAGTACAATATAATTTGCGGATTTGTAACCCGCTGTATGAACCATTCTGCCACTAGACTATAGATGTTGACTACTTTATGTTGCTGATGTTTTATTGTCATATCATTTCCTAATTGTTTTGGTATTGTTTCTGCGTCAGGCATTTTTATTTTAGTGTGGAGGTTTCGTTTTGAGTATTTGTTGATATGTCTTTTGCCCATGAAGATAATGAGTCTAAAATGGGCGTTAGTAATGAACCTGATGGGGTTAAGGCATAAGTAACGCACAAG
Coding sequences within it:
- a CDS encoding LexA family protein, translating into MLRKSSIIVLGSASISNNFSLPLVDIPVRAGFPSPADDYAEAKLELTEYLVQHPNATYYIRAIGDSMVDYGIFSGDLLIVDRSLDAKAGDVVIIAIDGELTCKKLSYIKGEPFLVSGNSLYPPIPLLGKEAHVWGVVIYNIHSLQGKCS
- a CDS encoding thermonuclease family protein: MVIIVKLAFGNRSKQALSDVIFNKNVLLELHGKNKYRKTLATIYTDVPSSCQEPVPNDMCMECTVRADINFKMIEIGMAWYWPFTKNNEKYMQAGEQARKSKTGLWADKNPIAPWDFRRK